GCAACCGCCCTTGCGGGCATGATCATGATTAAAGGCATGGTGACAGCCAACCTTATTCAGGCAAACTCCGTTGCCCATGCCATTTCTGGTGAAATCGGTGTTTCCAATATTATGGTCGCCCTTTTGCTTGGCACAGCAGTGGCCTTGGTGGTTGTGGGTGGTTTTAAAAGCATTTTGAAATTCTCCACCATTACCGCACCTTGGATGATCCTTGGCTACTTACTGTGTGGCTGGTTTATCCTTCTCTTTACCGAAGCCAATACATTAGAAGCCTTAGTCTCCGTCTTTAAATATGCCTTTTCGCCCTACTCTATTGCTGGTGGCGTGGCCGGATATGCGGTTTTAGAAACCCTTCAATATGGTATTTCACGCGGCATTTTCTCTCATGGCTCCGGCATTGGTATTGCGCCTTTCTGGCAAGGGGCCAACCGTGATTGCCCAGCTCAAAGCTCTATGCTTGCCGCGGCTGTTCCGGTTGTTGATACCTTGATCGTCTGCACCACAACAGGGCTTGTGGTTCTTACTGCGGATAAATGGCTTGATACCACCGGGGCTTATCTGACCGTTTCCTCCTTTACTCACTTTACAGGTGAGATCGGGCGCGTTCTGGTCACAGCTTGCCTTGTGATTTTCGCCTTTACCACCATCATCAACTGGGCGCATTTTTCTGAGCGTTGCTACCAGTTCCTAGGCGGCACGAACGTTAAATACTTCCGCTACTTTTTTGCAGGCGTGACCTTTGTTGGCCCCTTCCTGCCGTTGCGTCCTTTATGGGCCGTGGGCGATCTCCTTATTGGTTGTATGTTGCTTATTCACCTTCTACCACTGACCTTCATCGTTGCTAAACATACCAAGGTCATGTGTAAGGAGCTCATTCCGGCAATTAAGAACAATTCTCAATTGTAAATTTAACTCCCTCATAATCTTGACTTTTTTAACTTGCCCCTATAATTTAAAGGGGAATGTCGCCATAAGGGTGTATGTTTTTTTTCGAGGGACCCATGTTACCATTAAATGAACTTGTCAAAGGCATGACACCGCAAGAAATCAACGCGATGTCTG
This sequence is a window from Candidatus Terasakiella magnetica. Protein-coding genes within it:
- a CDS encoding alanine/glycine:cation symporter family protein, encoding MVFIYLELGLLFMVLTRGAAIRGVWNTIMGLWQVRRDSKGHEGEHVAHYAAFIAALSASVGVGNLAGVGTALHLGGPGALFWMWVSALLGMSFRMSSVYFAVKLAKKHQDHDLFATPMFYIVELLGKKWKWLATALAGMIMIKGMVTANLIQANSVAHAISGEIGVSNIMVALLLGTAVALVVVGGFKSILKFSTITAPWMILGYLLCGWFILLFTEANTLEALVSVFKYAFSPYSIAGGVAGYAVLETLQYGISRGIFSHGSGIGIAPFWQGANRDCPAQSSMLAAAVPVVDTLIVCTTTGLVVLTADKWLDTTGAYLTVSSFTHFTGEIGRVLVTACLVIFAFTTIINWAHFSERCYQFLGGTNVKYFRYFFAGVTFVGPFLPLRPLWAVGDLLIGCMLLIHLLPLTFIVAKHTKVMCKELIPAIKNNSQL